A single genomic interval of Alistipes provencensis harbors:
- the thrC gene encoding threonine synthase: protein MKFYSTRDTKRACGCSLREAAMMGLAPDGGLFVPERIPQADMAEVERLAEKSYAAMAGYLAGLFFGDDFDPQLLWRELEELYDFPVPLRAVGRGRYTLELFHGPTCAFKDFGAGFMGRAIGMLGAADERLVILTATSGDTGSAVAHGFHNVPGVDVVVLYPEGKISRLQECQMTALGGNIHPLRVAGTFDDCQRLVKELFADAEFRKRRRVTSANSINLLRWIPQAFYYFYGYCQWRQAAGGDRPVVVVPSGNYGNLAAGMLARRMGLPVGGFVAASNVNDVVPEFLRTGVYRTRPSVRTPANAMDVGAPSNFERMLWLCGGDPEALRAELTGFRCDDGCIRRTIDELYERHGYFSDPHSAVGYAASMAVGKPGFYLSTAHPAKFGEVIASVTGARAPLPERLGALPGRPQHSAPLAVALGALGAYVEKV from the coding sequence ATGAAATTTTACAGTACGAGAGATACGAAACGGGCCTGCGGCTGTTCATTGCGCGAGGCCGCGATGATGGGGCTGGCGCCCGACGGCGGGCTGTTCGTTCCCGAACGCATTCCGCAGGCCGACATGGCCGAGGTCGAACGGCTGGCGGAGAAGTCCTACGCCGCGATGGCGGGCTATCTGGCCGGACTTTTCTTCGGCGACGATTTCGATCCGCAGCTCCTGTGGCGGGAGTTGGAGGAGTTGTATGACTTTCCCGTGCCCCTGCGGGCCGTGGGGCGCGGACGCTATACGCTGGAGCTGTTCCACGGCCCGACCTGCGCCTTCAAGGATTTCGGCGCCGGGTTCATGGGCCGCGCGATCGGGATGCTGGGAGCTGCCGACGAACGGCTGGTGATCCTCACGGCCACCTCGGGCGACACGGGCAGCGCTGTGGCGCACGGGTTTCACAACGTGCCGGGCGTCGATGTCGTGGTGCTCTATCCCGAGGGGAAGATCAGCCGCCTGCAGGAGTGTCAGATGACGGCCCTCGGGGGCAATATCCATCCGCTGCGGGTTGCCGGAACGTTCGACGACTGCCAGCGGTTGGTGAAGGAGCTCTTCGCCGATGCGGAGTTCCGCAAGCGGCGGCGCGTGACGTCGGCCAATTCGATCAACCTCCTGCGGTGGATTCCTCAGGCGTTCTACTACTTTTACGGCTATTGCCAGTGGCGGCAGGCCGCGGGCGGCGACCGTCCCGTCGTCGTCGTGCCGAGCGGCAACTACGGCAATCTGGCCGCGGGGATGCTGGCCCGGCGCATGGGGCTGCCCGTCGGGGGCTTCGTGGCGGCGTCGAACGTCAACGACGTGGTTCCCGAGTTCCTCCGCACGGGCGTCTACCGCACGCGGCCGTCGGTGCGGACCCCGGCCAATGCGATGGATGTCGGCGCCCCGAGCAATTTCGAACGCATGCTGTGGCTCTGCGGCGGCGATCCCGAGGCCCTGCGAGCCGAACTGACAGGATTCCGCTGTGACGATGGCTGTATCCGCCGCACCATCGACGAGTTGTACGAGCGGCACGGCTATTTCTCCGACCCGCACAGCGCCGTCGGCTATGCCGCCTCGATGGCGGTCGGCAAACCGGGCTTTTACCTTTCGACGGCCCATCCCGCCAAGTTCGGGGAGGTTATCGCCTCGGTGACGGGCGCCCGGGCGCCGCTTCCCGAACGGCTCGGGGCGCTGCCCGGCCGCCCGCAGCATTCGGCCCCGCTTGCAGTCGCCCTGGGGGCTCTCGGGGCGTATGTCGAAAAGGTCTAA